A stretch of Chionomys nivalis chromosome 2, mChiNiv1.1, whole genome shotgun sequence DNA encodes these proteins:
- the Tmem91 gene encoding transmembrane protein 91 isoform X2 has protein sequence MDNSSIQELQQPLLPCTAWDLLSPKTDKVELGPPFPETVFVESLRGRQFLLPPLSSVSAGLGEPETPDLEDTSSSDSDSDYGGGRLSPLLPHDHLGLAVFSVLCCFWPVGIAAFCLAHKTRPSCPSAPTVNAEARGPPVNP, from the exons atgGACAACTCCAGCATACAGGAACTCCAGCAACCCTTGCTGCCATGCACAGCCTGGGACCTCCTGTCCCCCAAGACTGACAAAGTAGAGCTGGGACCCCCTTTCCCAGAAACAGTCTTTGTGGAGTCCCTGAGAGGCCGGCAGTTCCTTCTCCCACCTCTTTCTTCCGTGAGCGCTGGCCTGGGGGAGCCGGAGACCCCTGACCTTGAG GACACATCATCCAGCGACAGTGACTCAGATTATGGAGGTGGCCGCCTCTCACCTCTTCTGCCCCATGACCACCTTGGCCTGGCAGTCTTCTCTGTCCTGTGTTGTTTTTGGCCTGTGGGCATTGCTGCCTTCTGTCTGGCCCACAAG ACCCGCCCTAGCTGCCCTTCAGCCCCTACTGtgaatgcagaggccagaggccccCCAGTGAACCCATGA
- the Tmem91 gene encoding transmembrane protein 91 isoform X1, which yields MKLAVGGTPYDSAPPPAMDNSSIQELQQPLLPCTAWDLLSPKTDKVELGPPFPETVFVESLRGRQFLLPPLSSVSAGLGEPETPDLEDTSSSDSDSDYGGGRLSPLLPHDHLGLAVFSVLCCFWPVGIAAFCLAHKTRPSCPSAPTVNAEARGPPVNP from the exons ATGAAACTGGCCGTGGGCG GAACCCCCTACGACagcgcccctcccccagccatgGACAACTCCAGCATACAGGAACTCCAGCAACCCTTGCTGCCATGCACAGCCTGGGACCTCCTGTCCCCCAAGACTGACAAAGTAGAGCTGGGACCCCCTTTCCCAGAAACAGTCTTTGTGGAGTCCCTGAGAGGCCGGCAGTTCCTTCTCCCACCTCTTTCTTCCGTGAGCGCTGGCCTGGGGGAGCCGGAGACCCCTGACCTTGAG GACACATCATCCAGCGACAGTGACTCAGATTATGGAGGTGGCCGCCTCTCACCTCTTCTGCCCCATGACCACCTTGGCCTGGCAGTCTTCTCTGTCCTGTGTTGTTTTTGGCCTGTGGGCATTGCTGCCTTCTGTCTGGCCCACAAG ACCCGCCCTAGCTGCCCTTCAGCCCCTACTGtgaatgcagaggccagaggccccCCAGTGAACCCATGA
- the Tmem91 gene encoding transmembrane protein 91 isoform X3 has translation MKLAVGGTPYDSAPPPAMDNSSIQELQQPLLPCTAWDLLSPKTDKVELGPPFPETVFVESLRGRQFLLPPLSSVSAGLGEPETPDLEDTSSSDSDSDYGGGRLSPLLPHDHLGLAVFSVLCCFWPVGIAAFCLAHKTNKAWAEGDIQGAGATSRRAFLLGVLAMGLGLCTYAAALVTLAAYLASRDPP, from the exons ATGAAACTGGCCGTGGGCG GAACCCCCTACGACagcgcccctcccccagccatgGACAACTCCAGCATACAGGAACTCCAGCAACCCTTGCTGCCATGCACAGCCTGGGACCTCCTGTCCCCCAAGACTGACAAAGTAGAGCTGGGACCCCCTTTCCCAGAAACAGTCTTTGTGGAGTCCCTGAGAGGCCGGCAGTTCCTTCTCCCACCTCTTTCTTCCGTGAGCGCTGGCCTGGGGGAGCCGGAGACCCCTGACCTTGAG GACACATCATCCAGCGACAGTGACTCAGATTATGGAGGTGGCCGCCTCTCACCTCTTCTGCCCCATGACCACCTTGGCCTGGCAGTCTTCTCTGTCCTGTGTTGTTTTTGGCCTGTGGGCATTGCTGCCTTCTGTCTGGCCCACAAG ACCAACAAGGCTTGGGCCGAGGGGGACATCCAAGGGGCAGGGGCCACTTCCCGCCGTGCCTTCCTGCTGGGGGTCCTTGCTATGGGGCTGGGCCTGTGCACATATGCTGCTGCTCTGGTGACCTTGGCTGCCTACCTTGCCTCCCGAGACCCGCCCTAG
- the B9d2 gene encoding B9 domain-containing protein 2 yields MAEVHVIGQIIGATGFSENSLFCKWGIHTGAAWKLLSGVREGQTQVDTPQIGDMAYWSHPIDLHFATKGLQGWPRLHLQVWSQDSFGRCQLAGYGFCHVPSSPGTHQLDCPTWRPLGSWREQLARAFVGGGPQLLHADTIYSGADRYRLHTAAGGTVHLGIGLLLRHFDRYGVEC; encoded by the exons ATGGCTGAAGTACACGTGATCGGACAGATCATAGGGGCCACCGGTTTCTCTGAAAACAGCCTCTTCTGCAAGTGGGGCATCCACACAG GGGCTGCGTGGAAGCTCTTGTCAGGTGTACGGGAGGGCCAAACACAGGTAGACACACCTCAGATAGGGGATATGGCCTACTGGTCCCACCCCATCGACCTGCACTTTGCCACCAAAGGTCTCCAAG GTTGGCCTCGACTCCATCTCCAGGTGTGGTCCCAGGACAGCTTTGGCCGCTGCCAGCTTGCTGGCTATGGCTTTTGCCACGTGCCTAGTAGCCCAGGCACCCACCAGCTAGATTGCCCCACATGGAGGCCCCTGGGCAGTTGGCGGGAACAGCTGGCACGAGCCTTCGTGGGTGGTGGGCCACAGCTGCTGCACGCAGACACCATCTACAGTGGGGCTGACCGCTATCGCCTGCACACAGCCGCAGGTGGCACGGTGCATCTTGGTATTGGCCTGCTGTTGCGCCATTTTGATCGCTATGGTGTGGAGTGTTGA